Proteins from one Nicotiana tabacum cultivar K326 chromosome 23, ASM71507v2, whole genome shotgun sequence genomic window:
- the LOC142177205 gene encoding uncharacterized protein LOC142177205, producing MLVAKQFNGTCFGAWRRRIIIALSAKKKISFINSSYTRPPIDSPLFDQWEQCNHMVISWILNYLDPDISQSVIYSKTTKGLWDELSQCYGQSNGARIYEVQKDLSLVFQGSYDVSGYFNKVKRLWDEMESLNIESYCVCECNYGGKHKTINRDQNLKLMQFLMGLNEIFNNARGNILMMEPLPNVSKSYSLVI from the coding sequence ATGTTAGTTGCTAAACAGTTTAACGGGACATGTTTTGGTGCTTGGAGGAGGAGAATTATTATCGCACTTTCTGCgaagaagaaaataagttttatcAATAGTAGTTATACTCGACCTCCTATTGATTCTCCACTCTTCGACCAATGGGAACAGTGTAATCATATGGTCATTAGTTGGATTCTTAATTACTTAGATCCAGACATTTCTCAAAGTGTCATATATTCCAAAACTACCAAAGGACTTTGGGATGAATTGAGCCAATGTTATGGTCAATCCAATGGTGCTCGTATATATGAAGTTCAGAAGGATCTGAGTTTAGTTTTCCAGGGTTCTTATGATGTGAGTGGGTATTTCAACAAGGTTAAGAGACTTTGGGATGAGATGGAATCTTTAAACATTGAATCTTACTGTGTTTGTGAATGCAATTATGGGGGTAAGCATAAGACGATAAACAGGGACCAGAACTTGAAGTTAATGCAATTTTTAATGGGATTAAATGAAATCTTCAATAATGCTAGAGGAAACATCTTAATGATGGAGCCACTGCCTAATGTGAGCAAATCTTATTCTTTGGTTATCTAG